The Rhizoctonia solani chromosome 1, complete sequence sequence TGTCACCAGTCCCAGACGACCTGGTGCCAGCTGTGTTTGCTCTGGACCGTTGCAGTTCCATTACGTCTAACTCACAAAATGGATTCGGAACAATTAGAAATATATGCATGTAGAGATAGTCTGATTGCAAGTTTAGTTTTGAATACTGTACATGCCCGGTCATCACATGGCTTCACGCTTCCTGGGCGTGGCCCGTAAATTGTATCGACCCTATGGGACCAAAATATTTCAACTCAAGTCCGCGAGACTTGGCATGGTTTAAGTCGTACCTGATGATCATCTCGGCGGCCTCGCTCGCGCTGTTCACAACTTGTCGTTTCAGCTTATAGCTCTCGGTAATTCCCAGGTCACGCATAGACCCAATTGTTCCAAGGTTCATGTCTGGATGGAATCGTGCTGCACGCCACACCTACCAGCCCTGAGTCGCTCTTTCCTGCATGATGAGCCGCTCTCAAACGGGCGACAAGGTCAGAGAGTCATAGCCTGCGTTATCAGCTAAAATAGTTGGGATCTATACCCGAAATGTTAAATACCGAGAAATTTAATTGTATTAGCATACTTGCCTGCCTGAGTGCTCTAGCAAACGCCTCAACAGCAATAGCTTCTTGCCCTCTACCTTCTTGGCTTCTTCGTCGACTGCAACGGCCATGAGCATCTCGGAGCACCCTCCGCCAAGAACAATGCGCGTTTCCTTGACAGTTTGAGAGAGAACGCTTAGGGCATCGTGAAGTGATCGTTCGGCTTCATCGACATTTGTGATGTAGATCCTCTCAGGACGACAGTACACGCTTCACCAGCAGCAACGCCAGAGAACTTGATCAGCTATGTAAAAAAAAACCAAGATAAGTCAATCTCCAAGGAACAGATGGAAGAGACGCACCTTGTCTCACCAATCATAATCTCCTCAATCACGTCACATTTGCCGAGCTTCACAAGCTCGGGCCTATCGAACGTACTGGCAATTTCTCCACCAGTTACAAGACTTAACCTCTCGACTCCCTCGAAGTCAGCATGCTCGATAACCATGATTCCCGCTTCAGTAAGAAGGGACTCGGGGTAGTTATAAATCAATTGACGGTTGACGAATACGTTGATCCCGTGTGCGGCGATCGCTTGCACTTTCGCCTTCATC is a genomic window containing:
- a CDS encoding TCP-1/cpn60 chaperonin family (T-complex protein 1) — translated: MNIFGQEATEERAESARLSSFGMNKILQSGSTGEVNVTNDGATILKSIQLDNAAAKILVNISKVQDDEVGDGTTSVCVLAAELLREAEKLVLSKIHPQTIIEGFRIASAAALKALEGSAVDNGADAEKFRADLFNIARTTLSSKVLSQDKNYFANLAVDAVLRLKGSTDLEHIQIIKKLGGKLTDSYLDEVPKRLENAKILIANTSMDTDKIKIFGARVKVDGTGKLAELERAERDKMKAKVQAIAAHGINVFVNRQLIYNYPESLLTEAGIMVIEHADFEGVERLSLVTGGEIASTFDRPELVKLGKCDVIEEIMIGETSVYCRPERIYITNVDEAERSLHDALSVLSQTVKETRIVLGGGCSEMLMAVAVDEEAKKVEGKKLLLLRRLLEHSGRQIPTILADNAGYDSLTLSPVWRAARFHPDMNLGTIGSMRDLGITESYKLKRQVVNSASEAAEMIIRYDLNHAKSRGLELKYFGPIGSIQFTGHAQEA